One genomic segment of Fusobacterium mortiferum ATCC 9817 includes these proteins:
- a CDS encoding thermonuclease family protein, giving the protein MKKIFTIILSLILSIFSYALDVYVEKVSDGDSFVAKYNGKKIRVRMYGVDAPELKQKHGKESKEYLENLILGKKVELKVLYEDKYKRKIARVYYKNKEINLEMLRSGNVWFYEYHAKKEKEYRRAYEEARKEKKGIWKDINPENPRDFRLRNKRR; this is encoded by the coding sequence ATGAAGAAAATTTTTACAATAATATTGAGCTTAATTCTTTCAATATTTTCCTATGCTTTAGATGTATATGTAGAAAAGGTATCTGATGGAGATAGCTTTGTAGCAAAATATAATGGGAAAAAAATAAGAGTTAGAATGTATGGTGTAGATGCTCCAGAACTTAAGCAAAAGCATGGTAAAGAGTCGAAGGAGTATCTTGAAAATCTGATTCTTGGGAAAAAAGTAGAATTAAAAGTATTATATGAAGATAAGTATAAAAGAAAGATAGCGAGGGTTTACTATAAGAATAAAGAGATAAACTTAGAGATGCTAAGAAGTGGAAATGTATGGTTTTATGAGTATCATGCTAAAAAGGAAAAAGAGTATAGAAGAGCTTATGAGGAAGCTAGAAAAGAGAAAAAAGGAATTTGGAAAGATATAAATCCAGAAAATCCAAGGGATTTTAGATTGAGGAATAAAAGAAGATAG
- a CDS encoding LemA family protein — translation MIVLLVILGLVILLVLIGIGYQNKFVKLQERVKNSWSQIDVQLQKRFDLIPNLVEVVKGYATHEKETLERVVAARTHYTTAGTVDEKIKASGELGSVLSRLMMVSESYPELKANTNFLDLQNQLKDIENKIGFTRQFYNDTVTAYNQAIRMIPGNIFAGMFNFKEEPLFKVESEVREAPKVKF, via the coding sequence ATGATAGTATTATTAGTAATTTTGGGATTAGTTATTTTATTAGTTTTAATAGGAATAGGATATCAAAACAAATTTGTAAAATTACAAGAGAGAGTAAAAAATTCTTGGAGTCAAATAGATGTACAACTTCAAAAAAGATTTGATTTGATACCTAATCTTGTAGAGGTTGTAAAGGGATATGCAACTCATGAAAAGGAAACTTTAGAAAGAGTAGTAGCTGCTAGAACTCATTATACTACTGCAGGAACAGTTGATGAAAAAATAAAAGCAAGTGGAGAGTTAGGAAGTGTATTGAGTAGACTTATGATGGTATCAGAAAGTTATCCAGAGTTGAAAGCTAATACAAATTTTTTAGATTTACAAAATCAATTAAAAGATATAGAAAATAAAATAGGGTTTACTCGTCAATTTTATAATGACACTGTAACTGCTTATAATCAGGCTATCAGAATGATACCTGGAAATATTTTTGCAGGGATGTTTAATTTTAAAGAGGAGCCATTGTTTAAGGTAGAAAGTGAAGTTAGAGAGGCACCAAAGGTAAAGTTTTAA
- a CDS encoding mechanosensitive ion channel family protein, which produces MNKFINEVFSKLADKKILVNFTVELIFFILKLVFCIFIYYVAIKVLKKLTPLFNIKKKDDLVVDKSLKSFIKSILNVGVHALLITICLLIMGVKESSLLAFFGTLGIGVGLALKDNLSNFAGGIIILLFKTYKVGDEVNISDEMGYIDDIDIFSTTIKTHNNDLVMIPNGMIISNKVINYTKTPIRRLKFIIGIAYDADIDVARKALEDLLRENPLVLKEPAVYSHVDSYGDSSINIALKGWTSNENYWTVYKETMNGIKKALDNVNVEIPFPQMDISIKNPKMDINLNKD; this is translated from the coding sequence ATGAATAAATTTATAAATGAGGTATTTTCAAAATTAGCAGATAAAAAAATCTTAGTTAATTTTACTGTAGAATTAATATTTTTTATTTTAAAATTGGTATTTTGTATCTTTATATATTATGTAGCTATAAAGGTATTAAAAAAACTAACACCACTATTTAATATAAAAAAGAAAGATGATTTAGTAGTAGATAAATCTCTAAAGAGTTTTATCAAATCAATACTAAATGTAGGGGTACATGCTCTTTTAATAACTATATGTTTACTTATAATGGGGGTAAAGGAGAGTAGTTTACTTGCTTTCTTTGGAACTTTAGGAATAGGTGTAGGTTTAGCACTAAAGGATAACCTTTCTAACTTTGCAGGAGGGATAATCATTCTATTATTTAAAACTTATAAAGTAGGAGATGAAGTAAATATAAGTGATGAGATGGGATATATAGATGATATAGATATATTTTCAACAACAATAAAGACTCATAACAATGATTTGGTAATGATACCTAATGGAATGATAATCTCTAATAAAGTAATAAACTATACTAAGACACCAATTAGAAGATTAAAATTTATAATAGGTATAGCTTATGATGCTGATATAGATGTAGCTAGAAAAGCATTAGAGGATTTATTGAGAGAAAATCCTTTGGTACTAAAGGAGCCAGCAGTATATTCCCATGTAGATTCATATGGAGATAGTTCAATAAATATAGCTTTAAAAGGTTGGACATCAAATGAGAATTATTGGACAGTATATAAAGAGACAATGAATGGAATAAAGAAAGCTTTAGATAATGTAAATGTAGAGATTCCATTTCCACAAATGGATATTAGTATAAAAAATCCTAAGATGGATATTAATTTGAATAAGGATTAG
- a CDS encoding DUF2207 domain-containing protein: MVKKILVLSLLLFTTIFGRTVYEIERLDIVANIERDGSLEVEERVIYDIGKINGILYNIDALGYGKFTDLQIFYEDDGEFKQARNNTAPSEGNFTVSVDDGLYKIKLYAPSQNERKEFIFRYNLTRGVTVYRDIAQLNRKMLGKDWQNSIGNISVTVNLPENVKKDDIYAFGHGPLTGNIEILDGKSVRYTLNDYRPGEFLEVNLLFPKNILTSFNPLLMKNKSALKEILDMEGKLAKEANDARKRAIIGFYLGRVVLVLAVAWWLFLVVFIYLKNSKRYKVENEYGEYFRELPDDYSPSIAGTLVSRNLYPSGRELFAMLLDLVRKGHLKLEEGEKTTTLILQESGKPLSEEEKFILNWYIRELGDGEKIILESVEASIKGRGGAKEFNRNYERWRTIVYSDMLEKNLKMDKRDKFSTSLGIFTGIAYFIGGGMLVVYFQSELFILMILLGFILLPYTFSRKRASLEKEKAISRWEAFKKFLVDYSNLEEAKLASIELWEHYFVYAVALGVAEKVAKGYSKIMSKKGEESTIIGGRGYRNNSLMNMYLYSHAFRSMERNTSFVAQRAMESVARSSRSSARGRGGGFSGGSSGGGGGRSGGGAF, from the coding sequence ATGGTTAAGAAAATTTTAGTGTTATCATTACTACTCTTTACTACTATATTTGGTCGTACAGTTTATGAGATAGAGAGATTAGATATAGTGGCTAATATTGAAAGAGATGGAAGCCTAGAAGTAGAGGAAAGAGTTATCTATGATATAGGGAAAATAAATGGAATTTTATACAACATAGATGCTTTGGGATATGGAAAATTCACTGATTTACAAATATTTTATGAAGATGATGGAGAATTTAAGCAAGCTAGAAATAATACAGCTCCAAGTGAAGGAAATTTTACTGTAAGTGTAGATGATGGCTTGTATAAGATAAAGCTTTATGCACCTAGTCAAAATGAAAGAAAAGAGTTTATTTTTAGATATAATTTGACAAGAGGAGTTACTGTATATAGAGATATTGCTCAACTCAATAGAAAAATGTTAGGAAAAGATTGGCAAAACTCAATAGGAAATATAAGTGTAACTGTAAATCTTCCTGAAAATGTAAAAAAAGATGATATATATGCCTTTGGACATGGACCTCTCACTGGAAATATAGAGATATTAGATGGAAAAAGTGTAAGATATACATTAAATGATTATCGTCCAGGGGAGTTTTTAGAGGTAAATCTACTTTTTCCTAAAAATATTTTAACAAGTTTTAATCCACTTCTTATGAAAAATAAAAGTGCTTTAAAAGAGATATTGGATATGGAAGGAAAATTGGCTAAAGAGGCTAATGATGCTAGAAAAAGAGCTATTATAGGTTTTTATCTAGGGAGAGTAGTTTTAGTTCTAGCTGTGGCTTGGTGGCTATTCTTAGTAGTATTTATCTATCTAAAAAATAGCAAGAGATATAAAGTAGAAAATGAGTATGGAGAGTATTTTAGAGAGTTACCAGATGATTATTCTCCGTCAATAGCAGGAACTTTGGTATCTAGAAATCTATATCCAAGTGGTAGAGAGCTTTTTGCTATGTTATTGGACTTAGTAAGAAAGGGACATTTAAAACTAGAAGAGGGAGAAAAAACAACTACATTGATATTACAAGAGAGTGGTAAACCCCTAAGTGAAGAGGAAAAGTTTATATTGAATTGGTATATTAGAGAACTAGGAGATGGAGAAAAAATAATTTTAGAAAGTGTAGAAGCCTCAATAAAAGGAAGAGGTGGAGCAAAGGAGTTCAATAGAAACTATGAGAGATGGAGAACTATTGTCTACTCAGATATGCTAGAGAAAAATCTAAAGATGGATAAGAGAGATAAATTTTCTACATCGTTAGGAATATTTACAGGGATAGCTTATTTTATAGGTGGAGGAATGTTAGTAGTATATTTTCAAAGTGAACTCTTTATATTAATGATTTTATTAGGATTTATATTACTGCCATATACTTTTTCTAGAAAAAGAGCTAGTTTAGAAAAAGAGAAAGCTATTTCAAGATGGGAAGCTTTTAAAAAGTTTTTAGTAGATTACAGTAACTTAGAAGAGGCAAAGTTAGCTTCTATTGAGTTATGGGAGCACTATTTTGTCTATGCTGTTGCCCTTGGAGTAGCTGAAAAAGTAGCAAAAGGATATAGTAAGATTATGTCTAAAAAAGGAGAAGAATCTACTATTATAGGTGGAAGAGGTTATAGAAATAATTCTCTTATGAATATGTATCTATATAGTCATGCTTTTAGAAGTATGGAAAGAAATACAAGCTTTGTAGCTCAAAGAGCTATGGAAAGTGTAGCTAGATCTTCTCGTTCTTCAGCAAGAGGAAGAGGAGGAGGATTTAGCGGAGGTTCATCTGGTGGCGGTGGAGGCCGTAGTGGTGGAGGAGCTTTCTAA
- a CDS encoding carboxypeptidase M32 codes for MEKKLQEFREKIKEKKMIEGALEVLQWDLETTTPKKGKDYIAEIVGYLSMKEYNLTTSQEFEDCVEYLGNNIEKLNEVERKEIEELKEDIEKMKKIPPQEYQEYSELVARTQGIWEEAKAENNYNKYKGNLAKIFEYTIKFANYHRKDEKNLYDVILQDYEKGMTSEKLDEFFSLLKGEIVPLLKKIKEVGNPEKKLLQKVEIEKQKKFNRFIGKYLGFDFDRGVGAESEHPFTMNITKNDVRLTTKYIEDNPMSAVFSTIHETGHGIYEQQIGDNLQETILGSGGSMGIHESQSRFYENIIGRDLHFWKGLYEKAKEEFTFLKDISLEDFYREINLVEPSLIRVDADELTYSLHIMVRYEIEKGIIDGSIDVEDLPKVWKEKMEEYLGVVPSTDSEGVMQDVHWSAGLVGYFPSYALGSAYSAQIYNTMKKELNVDEILEGGEMYKIREWLGEKIHKYGKLKETPEIIKEVTGEDLNPKYYIEYLRDKYSKIYNI; via the coding sequence ATGGAGAAAAAGTTACAGGAATTTAGAGAAAAGATAAAAGAGAAGAAAATGATAGAGGGAGCATTAGAGGTATTACAATGGGATTTAGAGACTACTACTCCCAAAAAAGGAAAGGATTATATAGCTGAGATAGTAGGATATTTGAGTATGAAAGAGTATAATCTAACAACTTCACAGGAGTTTGAAGATTGTGTAGAGTACTTAGGAAATAATATTGAAAAATTAAATGAGGTGGAGAGAAAAGAGATAGAGGAGTTAAAAGAGGATATTGAGAAGATGAAAAAGATACCTCCTCAAGAGTACCAAGAGTATTCTGAATTAGTAGCTAGAACTCAAGGTATTTGGGAAGAGGCAAAGGCAGAAAATAATTACAATAAATATAAAGGAAATTTAGCTAAGATTTTTGAATATACTATAAAATTTGCTAATTATCATAGAAAAGATGAAAAAAATCTCTATGACGTAATTTTACAAGATTATGAGAAAGGAATGACAAGTGAAAAATTAGATGAATTTTTCTCATTATTAAAAGGGGAGATAGTACCACTTCTTAAAAAAATAAAAGAGGTAGGAAATCCAGAGAAAAAACTTCTTCAAAAAGTAGAAATAGAGAAACAGAAAAAATTTAATAGATTTATAGGAAAGTATTTGGGATTTGATTTTGATAGAGGAGTAGGAGCAGAGAGTGAACATCCATTTACTATGAATATTACCAAAAATGATGTAAGGCTTACTACTAAATATATAGAGGATAATCCTATGTCAGCGGTATTTAGTACTATACATGAGACAGGACATGGAATATATGAACAACAGATAGGAGATAACTTGCAGGAAACTATCTTAGGAAGTGGTGGTTCTATGGGAATACATGAATCTCAATCAAGATTTTATGAGAATATTATAGGTAGAGATTTACATTTTTGGAAAGGACTTTATGAAAAAGCAAAAGAGGAGTTTACTTTCTTAAAAGATATATCCCTTGAAGATTTTTATAGAGAGATAAATTTAGTTGAACCATCACTTATTAGAGTTGATGCAGATGAGTTAACTTATTCACTACACATTATGGTAAGATATGAGATAGAAAAAGGCATAATAGATGGAAGTATAGATGTAGAGGATTTACCAAAAGTTTGGAAGGAGAAGATGGAGGAGTACTTAGGAGTAGTACCATCTACAGATAGTGAAGGAGTTATGCAAGATGTACACTGGTCAGCTGGACTTGTAGGATATTTTCCATCTTATGCTTTGGGTAGTGCTTACTCAGCTCAAATATATAATACTATGAAAAAAGAGCTAAATGTAGATGAGATTTTAGAGGGTGGAGAGATGTATAAGATAAGAGAGTGGCTAGGAGAAAAAATTCATAAATATGGAAAATTAAAAGAGACTCCAGAGATAATAAAAGAGGTAACAGGAGAGGATTTAAATCCTAAATACTATATAGAGTATTTAAGAGATAAATACAGCAAAATATATAATATTTAG